A single region of the Dunckerocampus dactyliophorus isolate RoL2022-P2 chromosome 3, RoL_Ddac_1.1, whole genome shotgun sequence genome encodes:
- the LOC129178916 gene encoding proline-rich protein 33-like, protein MYLHVKPHTLRLQYPFQKQASVSVSTPSPNRGTSPLSQPNTGLKHKDVLNIRGTPGKAKAPAVEPFTKSVTSTVSSISDKKTAGTGTSPSPSDPKAVEKSKGLKGKLSGWTRLKKHLVVEPEEPSFPEPLAKSQDESADQITHHDSSKDELPEDQCDNQDLVKNKESPRALKMWDALLFQMFSTKERILHQINITKKDSKDPDKKKALKDSQLDVPSFVSRLPVLLYSPRFDARKLKEAAEKPLAKIAAVFERGLLKRKTQEDDHKDFNRTARGFGSTKIKEL, encoded by the coding sequence GCCTCAGTCTCAGTCTCAACTCCATCCCCAAACAGAGGAACGTCACCGCTATCTCAGCCAAACACTGGACTCAAACACAAGGACGTTTTGAACATCAGGGGTACACCAGGAAAGGCGAAAGCCCCAGCAGTCGAACCCTTCACGAAGTCAGTGACATCAACTGTATCTTCAATTTCTGACAAAAAGACAGCCGGGACAGGAACATCACCCTCACCTTCAGATCCCAAGGCAGTGGAGAAGTCAAAAGGCCTTAAGGGTAAGCTCAGTGGATGGACACGGCTTAAGAAACATTTGGTGGTTGAACCAGAGGAACCTTCCTTTCCCGAGCCACTGGCTAAATCACAGGATGAAAGTGCCGACCAAATCACACATCATGATTCTTCTAAGGATGAATTGCCAGAAGATCAATGTGATAATCAAGATCTGGTGAAGAACAAAGAGAGTCCCAGAGCCCTAAAGATGTGGGATGCCCTCCTTTTCCAAATGTTCTCCACAAAAGAAAGAATCCTGCACCAGATcaacatcacaaaaaaagattcaAAAGATCCAGATAAGAAGAAAGCCTTGAAAGACTCCCAATTAGACGTTCCTTCCTTTGTCAGTCGCCTTCCAGTTTTGCTCTACAGCCCTCGATTTGATGCCAGGAAACTAAAAGAGGCAGCAGAGAAGCCACTAGCAAAAATAGCAGCAGTTTTTGAAAGGGGACTGTTAAAACGAAAAACTCAGGAGGATGATCACAAGGACTTCAATAGAACAGCCAGAGGATTTGGCTCGACTAAAATAAAAGAACTGTAA
- the LOC129178917 gene encoding caldesmon-like isoform X1: MHLAVTSDNEESSKAGRSGDMVTAQRSLEDAEEVERERRRRARHRQREEPSASFDPQQQNNLTLTTQSNEEVKPSCCLVVDEDEGFSDWSHRLDNRNDCEHFRVKEQAPSWMQWKAGRFQENEVAEQMNESLQSTGSSPVGEREVKASDSSTVFLSQDARQPDIQQPADKTPHMATGRMRPDDDVCTVDRATKQEEEEVQWISQRKWRSDQSRPTYEDEPEEDELNLTHEKEEGRENPKLQRSREEQYGKDEDRNVRSAFSVCSSEEEDAFNCYGPMSPTFKKLLIQFYPEEVTSRVPTDGKCVITERTESLRKSANFMKKTSPPMCVSKIDRRLQQYTHALEISSKEGRAASQVPVDLTSPALPVAHKRNMFEAGEAWNYNSLTNTPSKDADTLKVGVSELINQWLRGGESGSGSSSLSKPAEIQLGGVLVKKNMWESFGDVVSPGWNGKECTTAKKHTCVVTSHGEYEKVSDEDGCRDTNWSA, from the exons GGTGACGGCTCAGCGGAGCCTGGAAGATGCAGAGGAGGTGGAGCGAGAGCGCAGGAGGAGAGCAAGGCACAGGCAAAGAGAAGAGCCGAGTGCTTCTTTTGATCCTCAGCAGCAAAATAACCTGACGTTGACAACACA GTCGAATGAGGAGGTGAAGCCAAGTTGCTGCCTTGTTGTGGATGAGGACGAGGGCTTCAGTGACTGGAGCCACCGATTGGACAACCGTAATGATTGTGAGCACTTCAGGGTCAAGGAGCAGGCACCTTCGTGGATGCAGTGGAAAGCAGGCAGATTTCAGGAGAATGAAGTGgcggaacaaatgaatgagtcCCTCCAATCTACAGGAAGCTCTCCTGTGGGG GAGAGAGAAGTAAAGGCGTCAGACAGCTCAACAGTGTTTCTGTCACAAGATGCGAGACAACCTGACATCCAGCAACCTGCAGACAAAACGCCCCACATGGCCACTGGACGGATGAGACCAGA TGACGATGTCTGCACGGTGGACAGAGCAACGAaacaagaggaagaagaagtaCAGTGGATTTCTCAGAGGAAGTGGAGGTCAGACCAAAGCAGGCCGACATATGAAGATGAGCCAGAGGAAGATGAGCTAAACTTGACACATGAAAAGGAGGAAGGTAGAGAGAACCCAAAGCTGCAG AGGTCAAGGGAAGAACAATACGGGAAGGATGAGGACAGAAATGTGCGGTCTGCATTTTCTGTGTGCAGCAGTGAAGAAGAGGATGCATTCAACTGCTATGGTCCCATGAGCCCAACATTCAAG AAACTCCTCATTCAGTTTTACCCA GAAGAAGTGACGAGCAGAGTCCCGACGGATGGTAAATGTGTG aTCACAGAGCGAACAGAATCTCTGAGAAAGAG TGCCAACTTCATGAAGAAGACGTCGCCGCCTATGTGTGTTTCCAAGATTGACAGAAGACTGCAACAGTACACGCACGCTCTTGAG ATTTCCTCGAAGGAAGGCAGAGCAGCCTCTCAGGTCCCAGTGGATCTGACAAGTCCCGCTTTGCCTGTCGCCCACAAAAGGAACATGTTTGAGGCCGGGGAGGCCTGGAACTACAACAGCCTTACAAACACACCATCAAAG GATGCAGACACTTTAAAAGTTGGAGTGTCAGAGCTCATCAACCAGTGGCTGAGAGGAGGGGAAAGTGGAAGTGGAAGCAGCTCACTTTCCAAACCAGCA GAAATACAACTTGGTGGTGTTTTAGTCAAGAAAAATATGTGGGAGAGCTTTGGCGATGTGGTATCTCCTGGATGGAATGGCAAG GAATGCACGACCGCTAAAAAGCATACCTGTGTTGTGACGAGTCATGGGGAGTATGAGAAGGTTTCTGATGAGGACGGCTGTAGAGATACAAACTGGTCAG
- the LOC129178917 gene encoding caldesmon-like isoform X2: MSESIRRSSSRQLLQNLIKVTAQRSLEDAEEVERERRRRARHRQREEPSASFDPQQQNNLTLTTQSNEEVKPSCCLVVDEDEGFSDWSHRLDNRNDCEHFRVKEQAPSWMQWKAGRFQENEVAEQMNESLQSTGSSPVGEREVKASDSSTVFLSQDARQPDIQQPADKTPHMATGRMRPDDDVCTVDRATKQEEEEVQWISQRKWRSDQSRPTYEDEPEEDELNLTHEKEEGRENPKLQRSREEQYGKDEDRNVRSAFSVCSSEEEDAFNCYGPMSPTFKKLLIQFYPEEVTSRVPTDGKCVITERTESLRKSANFMKKTSPPMCVSKIDRRLQQYTHALEISSKEGRAASQVPVDLTSPALPVAHKRNMFEAGEAWNYNSLTNTPSKDADTLKVGVSELINQWLRGGESGSGSSSLSKPAEIQLGGVLVKKNMWESFGDVVSPGWNGKECTTAKKHTCVVTSHGEYEKVSDEDGCRDTNWSA, translated from the exons GGTGACGGCTCAGCGGAGCCTGGAAGATGCAGAGGAGGTGGAGCGAGAGCGCAGGAGGAGAGCAAGGCACAGGCAAAGAGAAGAGCCGAGTGCTTCTTTTGATCCTCAGCAGCAAAATAACCTGACGTTGACAACACA GTCGAATGAGGAGGTGAAGCCAAGTTGCTGCCTTGTTGTGGATGAGGACGAGGGCTTCAGTGACTGGAGCCACCGATTGGACAACCGTAATGATTGTGAGCACTTCAGGGTCAAGGAGCAGGCACCTTCGTGGATGCAGTGGAAAGCAGGCAGATTTCAGGAGAATGAAGTGgcggaacaaatgaatgagtcCCTCCAATCTACAGGAAGCTCTCCTGTGGGG GAGAGAGAAGTAAAGGCGTCAGACAGCTCAACAGTGTTTCTGTCACAAGATGCGAGACAACCTGACATCCAGCAACCTGCAGACAAAACGCCCCACATGGCCACTGGACGGATGAGACCAGA TGACGATGTCTGCACGGTGGACAGAGCAACGAaacaagaggaagaagaagtaCAGTGGATTTCTCAGAGGAAGTGGAGGTCAGACCAAAGCAGGCCGACATATGAAGATGAGCCAGAGGAAGATGAGCTAAACTTGACACATGAAAAGGAGGAAGGTAGAGAGAACCCAAAGCTGCAG AGGTCAAGGGAAGAACAATACGGGAAGGATGAGGACAGAAATGTGCGGTCTGCATTTTCTGTGTGCAGCAGTGAAGAAGAGGATGCATTCAACTGCTATGGTCCCATGAGCCCAACATTCAAG AAACTCCTCATTCAGTTTTACCCA GAAGAAGTGACGAGCAGAGTCCCGACGGATGGTAAATGTGTG aTCACAGAGCGAACAGAATCTCTGAGAAAGAG TGCCAACTTCATGAAGAAGACGTCGCCGCCTATGTGTGTTTCCAAGATTGACAGAAGACTGCAACAGTACACGCACGCTCTTGAG ATTTCCTCGAAGGAAGGCAGAGCAGCCTCTCAGGTCCCAGTGGATCTGACAAGTCCCGCTTTGCCTGTCGCCCACAAAAGGAACATGTTTGAGGCCGGGGAGGCCTGGAACTACAACAGCCTTACAAACACACCATCAAAG GATGCAGACACTTTAAAAGTTGGAGTGTCAGAGCTCATCAACCAGTGGCTGAGAGGAGGGGAAAGTGGAAGTGGAAGCAGCTCACTTTCCAAACCAGCA GAAATACAACTTGGTGGTGTTTTAGTCAAGAAAAATATGTGGGAGAGCTTTGGCGATGTGGTATCTCCTGGATGGAATGGCAAG GAATGCACGACCGCTAAAAAGCATACCTGTGTTGTGACGAGTCATGGGGAGTATGAGAAGGTTTCTGATGAGGACGGCTGTAGAGATACAAACTGGTCAG